The Dreissena polymorpha isolate Duluth1 chromosome 9, UMN_Dpol_1.0, whole genome shotgun sequence genome contains the following window.
TGTTAACACATACACAATTTCCATATAGTGGCAAGAAAGAAGTCTGTTAACAAGTTTCACAGGGGCCCGGAAGTGGATTCTTTGACCTGCGTATAGATGGCATGTGAGGGGTCAGTAGTTAGGTGATTAGGGGATGTACTGGCATAGCGCTCGTAACTACATTAATTACAGTGATCCAATTGAAATAGGACAGTATAACAAACAAAttgaaattgcaaacaaataaTGCTAAATGCATATTTCTATCAACGCCGCCATATTTGCAAACTTGGAGGGGTGGAGAGCAGCACCGCAAAAGGCACACCGCCAGCAATACGGCCACTATCATGTGAGGCACACACAGTGACCCTGATCACAAATCATGcaacaagttcattatgttccAAACTATTCTCTGTGGTGTCTCAGTTGTTGAAACATCATTTCCCCCAAACACACTCTCGCTATATGTAGCTCTCACTTCAACATCATCTACAAGGGCCTCACACAAGCACAACACGGGTATCCCTTCCTGTCCATAAAAGCAGTAACATCCAGGCACCTGCAAAaagataattttaaaaacatacaaGGCAGGGATCACAATACAGGACATACCATCTGATTATGAGTACTTAAACAAAGTAATAGTGATTATTTTACCCAGAAATAACACTTAAACCATACATATATTGGGAATCCCATCCTACTTCGCTAACATACCCTGATGCTCCATCCACATACCTCACCCTCAGGCTCAATCCACAAAATCCACACTATGCTACACCGACATACCCCACCCTCATGCAACAACCTCATATCTCACCCTCATGCTACACCCACATCCCCACCCGCATGTTACAACCACATACATCACCATTATGCTACACCAACATCCCCACCCTCATGCTTCACTCATATACCCCACCCTCATGCTTCACCCACATACACTACCATCATGTTCAACCCATATAAACCACCCTCATGTTCAACCCACATACCCCACCCTCATACATCACCCTCATGCTACACCCACATCTCCGCCCACATAACCCACCCTCATGCTCAACCCAAATACATCACCCTCATGTTCCACCCATACAACCCACCTTCATGTTCCAGCCACTTCCCCTACTCTTATGATCAACCCACATACCTCACCCTCATGCTACATCCACATAACCTACTCATGCTACAACCACATACCTCATCATCCTCATACTCCACCAATATACCCCGCCCTCATGCTACAACCACATAACCAACCCTCATGATCCACCCACATACATCACCCTCGTGGTCAACCACATACGCTACCATCACGCCCCACCCATATAAACCACCCTCATGTTTAATCCACAAACCCCACCCTCATGATCCACCCTCATACTTCACCCTCATGCTACACCCACACAACCCATACTCAATGTCCACCCACATACACTACCCTCATACTCCTCCCACATACCTTGCCATCATGCTCAACCCACATATACTACCCCCATGCTCCACCCACAAACCCCACCCTCATTCTCCACCAACATCCCCTATCTCAGGCTCCACCCACATACACCACCCTCATGCTACACCCACATAACCCACCCTCATGAGCCACCCACATACCTCACCCTCATGCTACACCCACATACACTACCCTCATGTCCATCCATATAATCCATCCTCATGTCCATCCACACACCCCGCCCTTATGAACCACCCACATACTTCACCCTCATTACCCACTCTAATGACCCACCCACATACACTCATTACCCACTCTAATGACCCACCCACATACACTCCCCTCATTCTCCACCACATACATCGTCATGATGCTCTATCCACATACACTACCCCCATGCTCCATCCACATACACTACCCCCATGCTCCATCCACAAACACTACCCCATGCTCCATCCACATACACTACCCCCATGCTCTATCCACATACACTACCCCTATGCCCCATCCACATACACCACCCCCATGCTCCACCCACAAACCCCACTCTCATGTTACATCCACGTAACTCCCACTCAAATACCACCAACATACCCCACCCTAATGAGCCACCAACATACCCCACCCTAATGATTCACCCACATACCTAACCCTCTTAACCCACCATCATTATCCACCCACATACCCTACAACATGCTCCACCCATATAATCCACCCCCATGTTCTATCCATATTCCCCTACCTCATGTTCCACCCACATAACTTACTCTCATACTACAACCACATCTCCACCCACATAACCCGCCTTCATGCTCTACCCACATACACTACCCTCATTCTCCACCACATACATTGCCATCATGCTCACCCACATACACTTACCCTTTTTCTCCACCACATACATTGCCATCATGTTCCATCCACATACACTAACCTCATTCTCCATCCAAAAACCACTCCCTCATTCTCCATTCATAAACCACCCCATGCACCATCCACAAACCACTCCCTCAATCTCCATCCACAAACAATTCCCCTATGCACCATGCACCATCCACAAAACACACCCTCATTCTCTTTCCACAAACCACTCCCTCATTCTCCATCCGCAAAACACTCCCTCATTCTCCATCCACAAACCACTCCCCCATGCACCATCCACAAACCACACCCTTATGCTCCATCCAAAAACCACTCCCTCATTCTCCATCCACAAACCACACCCTCATGCTCCATCCAAAAACCACTCCCTC
Protein-coding sequences here:
- the LOC127846122 gene encoding histidine-rich glycoprotein-like, producing MIHPHTSPSWSTTYATITPHPYKPPSCLIHKPHPHDPPSYFTLMLHPHNPYSMSTHIHYPHTPPTYLAIMLNPHILPPCSTHKPHPHSPPTSPISGSTHIHHPHATPT
- the LOC127846120 gene encoding uncharacterized protein LOC127846120, which gives rise to MLHRHTPPSCNNLISHPHATPTSPPACYNHIHHHYATPTSPPSCFTHIPHPHASPTYTTIMFNPYKPPSCSTHIPHPHTSPSCYTHISAHITHPHAQPKYITLMFHPYNPPSCSSHFPYSYDQPTYLTLMLHPHNLLMLQPHTSSSSYSTNIPRPHATTT